From the genome of Treponema peruense:
TGAGTGACGAAATATTGGAAGAAATTTCGTTGACAGCCCCGGCCGTATCAGAAACACTAGCCGACTGACTGTCAATTCCGCTTCCAAAAGTATCAATACTCGTAAGAATTCCGCCAATGGAATCCAGCGTATCTGCCGTACAGTCCTTAAGTTTTGCGCGCGACTCCTCAAGACTCTTTTCAGATTCCTTAAGATCAGAAACCAGCTCCTGGATTTTTTCTATAAAAAAATTGAATCCTTCAACAAGCTTTTTTATAACAGGAATCGTAGTCCTGCCAAGCATGTCAATTCTTCTTGTAAGATCAGCATTGCCCGATGAAATCTGCGTCACCATTCTGCAAAGTGCGTTGAGCGGCATAAAAATCCTGAAAGCCATCAAAACCATATAGAAAACAAACACCGCAAGAAGAATAAGTCCAACCGGAATATAACAGCTGGCGCAGAATGCCTCAAGGGTAAACGGCTTGTACAAAACCAAAGTCCATCCAATAAGTTCAATCGGAACAAACATGCTGCTTCCTTTAAGAGAAGGAATAAATTTCTCTTCCTTAACTTCACCTGCTGCTGCGGCAGACGGAATCACAGAAGAAATCAAAGCCTTCTTTTCTACAAGAGTCTTGTCTGCGGCCCCCGTAATTTCCCCTGCGGAATTATACATGAACATATTTACGCCAGGCTCTGACTCAAGCGAAGAATAAATCTCATCAATAAAGTTTCCTATAGGAATTCCGGTTCCGGCGATTGCGACAGGAACACCGCTTTCATTGCGCACAACGGCATTTATCCAGAGGAACGTATTCTTAAGATCAGGATTGTAATTTATGTTAAAGTTGTAAACTTCCGTTTCCTTAAGTGTCATTTTGTACCAGTACTGCGCCGGATCCTCCGGGTCAAGGGTATAGGCATACTTTCCGTCAGACATGAATTTGCGGTCGGCTGTAGAAATCCAGAACGAACTTTTGCTCAGAAAAGAATTCCGGTACTGTTCAAGTTCGGCAAGGGCAAGGTCTGCCTGTCCATAACCTTCGGGATTTTCCATATATTCTTTGATAACAGGAGAAGATGTCATCTGAAGAACAAGTTTTATCTCTGACTTGATCTGGGACTCAAACCGCAGAACCTGCATTTCAGAAAGTATGCCAAGCGATTCAGACGATTTTTTTGTAAACACAGCTGCCGAACCAAAAAAAAGTATGGCTACATCGACAGCAATTGCAGCAGCTACGGCAACTACTTTTACCAGAACAGAATCTTTTTTCACAGAAATCCTCCATAACTATAAATTATAGTTTAATCCTGCATAATGAAATAGTCAAATACAAACGAAAAAAAATAAAAGAAAAAAAAATAAAAGGAATTTCACTTGTTTTCACGGCCGCTCATAATGTCAAAAACAGCCTTGAGTCCCTTTATGGTCAAATCCTTGTCCACATTGGTAAAAGCATCGGTCAGGGGCTTGAGCACGCTGTTCAGTCCGCCGGTCGCAACAACTTTTACATCAGAAGGCCTGTCTCCCGAAACCTTGAATAAATCTTCCTTTATATTTGCGACCAGATATTCTACAAGCCCTTTGTACCCAAGAACAACGCCGGCCTGAATAGCTTCTTTTGTAGTAGAACCCAGCGAACTTGCAGGAGCTTCAAGAGGAACAAACGGAAGCTGTGCAGTATTCGTCGCCAGAGCCTTTACAGCCGTTCCAAGACCGGGGGAAATTGTAAGACCGCGTATAATCCCTGCGGAATCAGTAACTGTAAGGGTAAGAGCCGTTCCGAAATCAACTGCGATATTTGCCTTTCCGCCAAAAAGTTTCCATGCAGCTACGGCATTGCACAGAAGGTCTGTTCCCATTTCGTGTGAAGAATTTTCAGGAAGTTTAACAGGAAGGTCGCCCGAAAGTGCAAGCGATGAACGCATTACAAAAGGATTTTTTCCGCAGAGATGCTGGCAGACAATAACAAACGGTCCTATAAGTGCTGGAACAACAGAACTTATAATTGCATTTTCAATATTCCGCACGTCAATTCCTGCATCACGGGCAAGTGTAAGGATTATGGAAGTATACTCATCCCCGGTACGCCTCACGTCACTTGCAATTCTCCACTGGACAAGAATTCTGTCGCCGTCAAAAACCACCGCCACTACATTTGAATTTCCTATGTCTACTGCAAACAGCATTGAAATTAACCCCTTAAAACTGTAATATATCACTTATGGAAACACTTATTCAACCTAAAGTATTAAAAGGATTCAGGGATTTTCTGCCGCAGGACGAAATACTGCGTGCCGGTCTTATCGAAAAACTTACAAACACATACAGGGCCTACGGTTTTGTACCCATTGACACTCCCGTACTTGAATATACAGAAATTCTTCTGCGCAAAAGCAACGGCGAGACAGAAAAACAGGTATTCCGCTTTGAAGACAACGGCGGTCGTGATGTAGCAATGCGTTTTGACCTTACAGTTCCGTTCGCAAGATTCACCGCAGAACACCGTGAAGAACTGTATTTTCCGTTCAAGCGCTACCACATAGCAAAAGTATGGAGAGGTGAAAAACCGCAGGCAGGCCGTTACCGCGAATTCGTTCAGTGTGACTTTGACACAGTAGGAAGCGACAGTGCCAGTGCCGACTTTGAAATTCTTTCACTCATGAAGGCAGCACTTTCTTCAATCGGTGTCGACGACATAACAATCCACGTAAACCACCGCGGAATTTTCAACAGATTCCTTACAAAAACAGGCTGTTCTGACAAATCAGAAGACATTCTGCGCATTGTAGACAAAATAGCAAAAGTCGGCGAACAGGAAGTAAAAGACGAACTTACAGAAGTAACAGGCAGCACTTCCTCTGCGGAACAGATTCTTGACTACATAAAACCGTGTGACACTTTCGCACAGACTCTGGATAAAATCGAAAAGCTTGCCGGCGGACCTGCAGAAGACTCAAAAAGAATGAGGGACATCTACGCCATGATGGTTGCTGCAGAAATAGACAAAGCCTATGTTCTTGACCCGTCCATAACACGCGGTCTTGACTACTACACAGGCGTTGTTTACGAAACCTTCCTCAACAAACTGCCGTCAATCGGTTCGGTATGCTCCGGCGGCCGTTACGACAACCTTGCAGGCCTTTACATGAAAGACAAGGTTCCGGGTGTAGGTTCAAGCATAGGACTCGACAGACTCATTGCAGGACTTTCACAGCTGGGACTTGCCACACAAAAAGGAAGCTACCTCGATGCAGAAATCTACAACACAAGCGCAGACCTGAGCATTTACTACCAGAAAGTTGCCGGTCTTCTTAGAAAAGCAGGTGTTGCAGTAGAAGTATTCCCGGACAGTGTAAAAATGTCAAAGCAATATGCTGTAACCGACAAAAAAAATATTCCGTGGGGAATTCTTATTTCTGCAGAAGAAGCCCAAAACGGAACGCTTACGCTTAAAAATCTTTCTACAAGAGAGCAGTTCCAGGGCATAACAGCAGAGGAAGCAGCTCAAAAGATTTTGGGAAAATAAGACAATGACTGCGATAATCATCATAATTGCAATAATCGCCGTAATAGTAATTGCATTATTGATCCGTACATCAATAAACGGCGATGCTTACACCGAATACGGCTTTTTCGGCGCCCGTTATCATGATTTGGGTGAAGGCAGTTATTCTGATTATCCACGCCAAAAAAAGGAATCTTCAGGTCCAATGAAGTGGGATGACATTCCCACAGCAGAACAGGACTACGAAGATTCCGTTATTGACCAGTTTCCCGAGGCAGACTTTGACGATCCCGACACTTTTGACGATGACCTCGGATAATTGTATTTTAAGAACGGCGGAATTCCCACCATTCTTAAAAACTACTTTTCTTCATCGTCACTGCAGTAAGGGTCGTCCACGCATATAACGCATCTTACATCGCTGCAAAGCCTCTCTATTCTGGAAGCAAGTTCTTTCTTAAGGGAAGCACGGTCTTCACAGCAGTCAAAAGGTCTTACAACATCAAAAATAAGATTCGTATGGCTAGGACCGGGAACCATTCTCACGTCATGTACAGAAAGCCTTGTGTCAATCTGTTTTGCGCATTCAGAAGCAATTTTATGCAGTTCCTTAAGGCGTTCATTTTTTGAGTCAACAGGATCCATATGAATCACTGCGGAACACCCCAGCTTTTGGGAAAGTGAAATCTCTGCATTGTCAACAACGTCGTGAAGTTCAAAAATATTCTGGTCACCGGGAACTTCTGCATGCAAAGAAACCATCATGCGTCCCGGACCGTAATCATGTATGACAAGATCGTGGATGCCGATTATAGGCTTGTGTGACATAACTTCGGCTTCAATAGCTTTAACAAGTTCTTCTGAAGGCGGTGTACCCAAAAGAGGACGCAGAGTTTCCTTGGCAGACTCAAATCCTGTTCTTAAAATAAAGACAGCAACAATTATACCGCCAATGCCATCTACAGGCAGACTGCAGAATTTTGAACAGATTACCGAAACAATTACTACGAAAGTAGAAATCATATCAGAAAGACTGTCCATAGCCGTAGCTTCAAGTGCCACAGAAGAAATTTTCTTTCCTACGGAATGATTGTAAAACCAGATATAAAATTTTACAAGAATCGATGCGCACAGAATAAGAACAGGAACAAGCCCTCCCGAAACAGGCTCCGGGTTGATTATCGCTTCAACAGAAGTTTTAATAAGTTCAACACCCATCATAAGAATCAAAAATGAAACAATAAGCCCCGAAACATATTCCATGCGGCCGTGGCCAAAAGGATGCTCAGAGTCAGGCTTTTTTGACGCAATCCTAAATCCAAGTATAGAAACAAGAGAAGAAGCAGCATCGGAGAGGTTGTTGAAGGCATCTGCAGTCATGGCAACAGAACCGGCCAGAGTTCCGGCAATAAATTTTGCGGCAAAAAGAACAATATTCAGAAAAATACCAAACGCACCGCACAAAACCCCGTATGCTGTTCTAACAGACGGTTTTGAATAATCACGGCTGTCTTTTATAAAAATGCGCGAAAGCAATGAAATCATAATCCACTCCTGTAAGGCCAGGCTCTAAAAAATTTCTGCTTAAAGAGCCGGCTTCAGTCGTTAAAGACTGAATGCCCATTATAGAACTTTGCGCACAAATTGTAAATTAAAAAATGGCTGTCAGGACACATACAGCAGTCCTGACAGCCATAAAAATTAATTTCAGAAAAATTACTCGGTTACTTCAGGAGTCTCCGGGGGGAACAAAACTGCTTTCGATTTTTCAATAAAGTCATAAACTTTGTCAAATCCGTCTAGTTCAACCCAGTTGAATGCAAACTGGTCATCGAGTGTATAAACGTCCACCTTGATCTTTGCCGCAGAAACAAGTGCACCAAGCTGTTCTTTGGTAAGAGAGCCCATTTCACCGGCCGCAGCTTTGTCTGCTACAACCTGCATTTTACCCTTGTCTGCAGAAACAGCATATGAAACATTGGCAACAATTTTACCGGCAACCTTGCTTCTTTCAAGAACAAATACCATACCTGAACCGGCCCTTGCAGCCATACTCATATTTCCAGAGGTAATGTTAAGAGAAGTAGAAGTTGTTTCCCCTTCAGGAACCATATCAGTAGTAGCCTGCATATCACCGTTCAGACTGCCCGAAGCATTAAAAACTGCAGACTTGAATTCAGTTTCAGTCTCAGGATCAAGTTTTGTGTAGTCAACAGAAAGTTTTCCCGAAGCACAGGCATTTGCAGACGCCTTTATTCCTAACGGTTCTGTCTCTGTTGTCGGAATAATTAATTCAGAATTCAAATAAAGTTTAAGTTCCGGAATTACAGCAGAAACACCGTCAGGAAGTTCTTCTATATTTCCCGGTGCCTTGTTAATGTTCAGCTCAGCTTTTCCATTTTTCTGAAGATCTGATGAAAACTTGTCAAACTGTTTATTCATCTCCTCAAACATTGTAGTCATTTCTTCAACAGTAGTACGTGAAGTATCTTCAACAACCGCTCCACTGAAATCAGGAATCAGTGTCTTTCCCGAAGTCGTAAATGCAATTTTGAGTTCTTCAATAACCGCTTCCCTGTTTTCTTCAGACGGGGCAGTATACTCTGACTTGTTGACAGACTCGGGAACAGTTACATCAGAAGCCGTTGTCTGTGTCTATGTAGTCTCCTTGGTATCCTGTGACGGACAACCCAAAACCAGAACGCTCGAAAGAACTATTCCGGCAATTGCAAATAAGCTGGTTCGAATTTTTTTCATAAAATCCCTTCCTAAACAATAAAATAATACCGGTCCAAACTGAACCGCTTCTATATTCTACCCCCCCCCTTGAGTTTCTGTCAATCAAAATATTATAAATTTGTTATAAATTAAAAAGACTCTGAATATTAAATTGCTCCTGAAAATAACACCCGGATGCAAAACAGCAAATTCTTTTCTATTGTATAAAGGTAATCAAAGCGGTATAATTATTGAAATCATCTTTATTTTTAGGGGAAAAAAATGCTTAGCTACTTGGCAGGAGTCTGCTCCTCGTCGCTTTCAATCATTTTCATCATTTTCATCATCGGCGCGCTGGGATTCATGCTCGGCGGAGTAAACGTAAAAGGAATCTCACTAGGAACAGCCGGTGTCCTCATCGTAGCCCTCGCATACGGTGTACTCATCCACTACTTTCCTACATTTTCAATTGTCGACACGCAGATTACTTTATGGGGAGACTCAATAAAGTCAAAATTCGCTCTTGTTTCCAATATCGGAACAGCGCTTTTCGTAACGGCTGTAGGACTTATCGCAGGACCAAAATTCTTCCGCACATTCAACAGAAAATCTCTTGCATATCTTCTTCTCGGAGTAATAATCATAGTTTTGGGAGCAGTAACTGCAATTATCTGCATATTATGTGACGAAAACCTTTCTTCAGAAATGGCTGTAGGTCTTCTTACCGGCGGCCTCACAAGTACACCGGGATTCAGTGCCGCAAAGGAAGTTCCGGGAGTAGACCAAGACGCAATAAGTGCAGGCTACGGAATTGCATATCTTTACGGAGTTCTTGGAGTAGTTCTTTTCGTTCAGCTTGTACCAAAACTTCTTAAAGTAGACATGGCCAAAGAACGCGAAAATTTCGTTGCCGCAAACTCTGTAACAATTCCTGAACCAAAGGGAACACTTGTTCAGCTTGATGACTTCGGATTCTTCCCCTTCTTCCTGGCAGTAGCTCTTGGCTGTATAATCGGTGCAATAAAAATTCCGGGAGTAAACTTCTCACTGGGTAACTCAGGCGGAACACTGGTTGCAGGACTTATTATAGGACACTTCGGAAGGATAGGAAAAGTTGACTGCAGAATAAGCAAGCAGACCCTAAACTTCATGAGGGAACTGGGACTTGTACTCTTCCTTATCGGAGCAGGCGTTCCCGGTGGAGTAAACTTTGTTTCAAACGTTAAGGTTTCATACTTTATCTACGGAGCCATCATGACAACCGTACCTATGATTGTGGGATACCTTATTGCACGTTTTGTATTCAAGCTCAATCTCTTCAACAACCTCGGTTCAATCACAGGCGGAATGACAAGTACACCGGCACTCGGAACCCTCATTGCCACAACTGGAACAGATGAAGTATCTTCTGCCTATGCAGCAACATACCCGCTGGCACTCGTTTCCGTTGTTCTTGCAGCAAAAATCATAGTAATGCTTTTCTAAGACATTTTGTGTATCAACTAAAAAGACCGTTTTCCAAAAGGAGAACGGTCTTTTTTTATAATATAAAATACAGACTATTGTGAAGGCATAAAAAAAGGGCTCCTGAAAGGAACCCTGACATCTCCTACGGGAATTGAACCCATGTTGTCGGGATGAAAACCCGATGTCCTAACCACTAGACGAAGGAGACATACACACTTAATGTGGTATGTTTAGACTATATCATAAACACATATTGTATGTCAATATCAAAATGTAAAATTTAGTAAAAAAAATTAAAAAAAAACAAACCTCATTTCATGTCAAACTTATCCAAAATCTTAGCCTTAAAGGCCTTCAAATCATCATTATCAAGGCCAAGATTTTCCGCCTGCTTCAAATCCTCCAGTGAATCATCATATTTGCCCAGTGCAAAGTATGAAAGAGAGCGCCTGAAGTAAACATGACTCTGGAATGAATTGAGTGCAAGAGACTTGCCGAAACACTCCACTGCCCGCTCATGTTCTCCCTGAAGGGCATAAACAATCCCCTCGTAATAAACAGACCGTTCACTGTGCGGGTTAATTTCAAAACTCTTTTTAAAGTCAGCAAGCGAACATTCATAATCGTTCCGGGCAAAATATGCCATACCCCTGTGCTTGAGAATTACAGAACACACAACATCAGAGGGGGTCGGTTTTGACTCAAGAATACGCGAATAAATGGCTATAGCCTTGTCAAAATTGCCCTGGTTGTGCTCATGCAGAGCTTCCAGAACCAGATCGTCAATACTGCCCTTTTCAAAAGGACTTGAAAGTTCCCTGACATTCTCTTTACGGTGGTTTATATTCATTTCCCTGTCAGAAATGTCATCTACCATGTCATAAAAGTTTTCCCGGCGCGTACCAAGCTCTTCCTGAAGTCTGTTCTGATAGTCCCTTATTTCCTGAAAAATCATGTCTGCAAGCGTCAGACTGGCGTTTATGGAAGCAAGTTTTCTGCGAAGAGGTTTGTCAAACGGATTGAATTCAGACTTGTAAATAAGCTCATGTTCCACTTCGGCCCAAGCGTCCTGAAGAATAGTTCTAACCTGAATTTCGCAAACCAGATTACCGGGAATCTCAAGTCCCTGCAAATCTTCTGGAATACATTCCTTTGGAATCGAAACAAGAATATGAATTGACTCATAGCCGAACTCCCTGAACGACTGCTCGGCACCCTTCTTTTCTATTTCCCTGACTTCAAATGCATCCTGTATCTGCTGCTGTACAACACCAAGATCTTCCAGAAAAGCGCAGATTACCCTTATTCCGATCATGTCTGTCAAAGTAACAAGGTGATTTCCTTCACATGCCTCGGCCGATTTCTGGCGCAGAATCTTTTTATAATAGCTTGAAAAAGACTTGACCCGTGTCTTGTAAGTAGGATTTGACGCAAGATAAATGGTTTCACGAAGTTTATGTTCTATATTTTCCAGAATTTTTGTAAAAAGAAAAGAATAGGAATCATAACAGGCCTTAATTTTATTTTTGTCAGGCATCATAAGCAAATTTTTATTCATATCGTAAACCAATAATTGTAAATGTTAAGAAAACTTCAGGGCATAAAAAAAGACCGTCCTGAACAGGGCGGTCCTTCTTAGTCATTCAAGACTTATTTTGCAGCGTCAGTAGCCTGAGCGTTTGAATCAGATCCTGCTTCCAAAGAAGAACTAAATGTTTCTTCGGTAGCCATCTTTTCCTGCTCGATAAAGCGGTTAACCTGCTTGTTTCCAAAGCGTGACATCTCGTTGTTCTGGCGAGCCTGCTCTTTCTTTCCGATAATGCCCCAAAGGTCTTCATCATCAATGTCGCGGTCTGCAGAAAGAACTGCGAGGTCGTAAATAATCTTTACATCCTTGAAGTAACCGATGAAGTTGTCACCAATGTGAGAAGCATCGCGTGTTACCTGGAAGCCGCAGAACTTTACGAATGGAAGTCCGCGCGGGTAAATCGGATAAACACGAATCTCGCGTGTGCGAACTTCTGAAATATAGTCAGGGTTGTTCCACTGAAGTGTTTTCCAACCATCAAAGTAAAGATTTCCCATAAGGTAGCGGCGCTCTACACCGTCATTGTCCTTAAGAAGTACATAAAGCTGGTGCGGATAGTTCATACCCATTGTTGTAACAGCGATTGACTTGAGTGTTCCAACATTCTTTACGAGACCGTATCCTTCTTCGAAAAGATATTTTCCCTTCTGCTCGTCTGTAGGCTGCAAGCGGTTTCCGTTCTCGTCAGCATCAGAAAGAGGCTCGTAAGCCTGAATTTCAAACGGGGGAACGATTCTGGCATTTGCGTTGTTGTTCCATGTCGGGAATATAACACGTACACCCATTACGTTGCTTCCTGCAAAAGGAACATCAGCAGTGTCTTTTACAGGAGCTGCTACTACCTGTGAATAAGCAACAGCCTCAACATTTCTTGCAGAAGAGTTAAGCTCTACTTCCCAGCGAGGAAGAGCAAGCGAAGTCTTCATAAGTGATTTCTGATCGCTGGTGAATGTTGCACCGGCGGCTACAGAATAATCCATTACAGTTCTGCTGTTTTCTGTAGGATTACCGTTTTCGTCAGCAACAGTGTCTGCATCGAGCAAAGTAAAGTCGATGAGCGTTGATTCCTTAGCGAAAGCGAATGTACCTGCCAGAAGCATGACAGCGGCAGTTAAAAATAAAGTCCTCTTCATTCGAAGCTCCTTTTAATACACATTTGATGTAGCCTTGTAGTATATAGTATCTAACAAGATAGTCTTTTTGTCAACTTGTTTTGATTATTCAGGCTGAAAATTTAACTTAAAATCAAAAGATATAATAAATTAAAAAATACAGTCACTATTCGCCTGCAGGACGTCCCCCAATGTATATGTGAATTTTTTTTATATTTGTGAAATTACTCACAATATTTTTTTTCAAAAGTTCCACTCCGTCGGGTATGGAACAGGTCTCGGAATCAGGCTTAAGGGCCTGCGCTGTAAGACCAAGGTGAAGTTCTTTTCCCTTTTTTATGCAGAATTCGACGGAAGTTCCTGGTGCAAATAAAGGCTTGTATCTGTTTGTAATGGGTCCCAGAAGAATGTCATCTATATAATATTCAAGTTCACCGCTTTCGGGCTTTGCGACTGCCCTTCTTGTTTCAGAAAATACAGAGTCTGAATCAAAAGAGCGGAAGTAATAAACTCTGTACGGCTGAATTCCGCTTATCAAATACATGCATACCGAAAACAACATGGAGCCAAAAAAAATTCCAAGCGCTATATTCGGAAGAAACTTTTTTTTAAGTTCTGTTTTCATTTTATTCCCGTGAATCCTCTTGAGCGTTCAAAATGTGTTACAAATGCCTGCAGTCCATTATATATCCCGAAAGAGAGTTTCTGCAAGTACTTGTCGTCAAGCAGGAGAGCCGCTTCTTTTTTGTTTGAAAGAAATCCTGTTTCTATAAGTACGCTGGGCATTTTTGTATTTCTTACGACAAACCATTCTTCAGCCTTTATTCCGCGGGCTTTGCTTAAGTTTCCTACCTGCGCTCCTATTCCTTCAAGTATAAATTTTGCAATCAGGATTGATTCTGTAGTGTATTCTTCTTCCATCATGCTGTTCAATATTGTGGAAAGTGACTTATCGTCGGTTGTTTTTGAATCTATAACCTGCCTTCTGTAACCGGGCGAAAGATACCAGACTTCATAACCCGAAGCAGACTCGTCAAAATTTGAATTTACGTGAACTGACACATAAAGAATTGCTTCGTTTTCGGCAAGTTTTACGGAATTTGCTATTTCTGTACGCTGCGCAAGTGATATAAACACATCTGTATTGCGCGTCATGAGAATTTTTTTATCTGGATAGGACTTTTTGAGGTAGTCATACAGTTTTAATCCTACGCTCAGGTTTACGTCCTTTTCGCGGATTGTACGCTTTTTACCGTCGATTGTATGTGTTGCCATTGCACCGGGGTCTTTTCCGCCGTGTCCGGGGTCTATGAGGATTGCACCTATGCGGTAGGGACTTTCATCGCTTTCGGTCTGAAAGAAACTGTCCGCTGAGCGCATAAAACTTTCTGTTGCCAGAAGTGTTCCGTTTTCTACCTTTGGTGCA
Proteins encoded in this window:
- a CDS encoding methyl-accepting chemotaxis protein is translated as MKKDSVLVKVVAVAAAIAVDVAILFFGSAAVFTKKSSESLGILSEMQVLRFESQIKSEIKLVLQMTSSPVIKEYMENPEGYGQADLALAELEQYRNSFLSKSSFWISTADRKFMSDGKYAYTLDPEDPAQYWYKMTLKETEVYNFNINYNPDLKNTFLWINAVVRNESGVPVAIAGTGIPIGNFIDEIYSSLESEPGVNMFMYNSAGEITGAADKTLVEKKALISSVIPSAAAAGEVKEEKFIPSLKGSSMFVPIELIGWTLVLYKPFTLEAFCASCYIPVGLILLAVFVFYMVLMAFRIFMPLNALCRMVTQISSGNADLTRRIDMLGRTTIPVIKKLVEGFNFFIEKIQELVSDLKESEKSLEESRAKLKDCTADTLDSIGGILTSIDTFGSGIDSQSASVSDTAGAVNEISSNISSLNKMISTQSESVSEASAAVEQMLGNIMSVNSSVEKLGKSFEELENDSAEGVAKQDEVNTRISQIQNESMMLQEANLVISSIAEQTNLLAMNAAIEAAHAGEAGKGFSVVADEIRKLSETSSEQSKSIGQKLRNIQNSISEMVSVSEDSAQTLRNVSDKIKDTNTLVQQIENAMAEQEVGSKQINGALDTLRDSSVEVKTASSEMEAGNKSILDEIHNLQDTSCRMQDGMDKMKADGRRMNDTQKALSVLSDEMDDAIRVISEHLNMFNV
- a CDS encoding type III pantothenate kinase, which encodes MLFAVDIGNSNVVAVVFDGDRILVQWRIASDVRRTGDEYTSIILTLARDAGIDVRNIENAIISSVVPALIGPFVIVCQHLCGKNPFVMRSSLALSGDLPVKLPENSSHEMGTDLLCNAVAAWKLFGGKANIAVDFGTALTLTVTDSAGIIRGLTISPGLGTAVKALATNTAQLPFVPLEAPASSLGSTTKEAIQAGVVLGYKGLVEYLVANIKEDLFKVSGDRPSDVKVVATGGLNSVLKPLTDAFTNVDKDLTIKGLKAVFDIMSGRENK
- the hisS gene encoding histidine--tRNA ligase; protein product: METLIQPKVLKGFRDFLPQDEILRAGLIEKLTNTYRAYGFVPIDTPVLEYTEILLRKSNGETEKQVFRFEDNGGRDVAMRFDLTVPFARFTAEHREELYFPFKRYHIAKVWRGEKPQAGRYREFVQCDFDTVGSDSASADFEILSLMKAALSSIGVDDITIHVNHRGIFNRFLTKTGCSDKSEDILRIVDKIAKVGEQEVKDELTEVTGSTSSAEQILDYIKPCDTFAQTLDKIEKLAGGPAEDSKRMRDIYAMMVAAEIDKAYVLDPSITRGLDYYTGVVYETFLNKLPSIGSVCSGGRYDNLAGLYMKDKVPGVGSSIGLDRLIAGLSQLGLATQKGSYLDAEIYNTSADLSIYYQKVAGLLRKAGVAVEVFPDSVKMSKQYAVTDKKNIPWGILISAEEAQNGTLTLKNLSTREQFQGITAEEAAQKILGK
- a CDS encoding cation diffusion facilitator family transporter, with protein sequence MISLLSRIFIKDSRDYSKPSVRTAYGVLCGAFGIFLNIVLFAAKFIAGTLAGSVAMTADAFNNLSDAASSLVSILGFRIASKKPDSEHPFGHGRMEYVSGLIVSFLILMMGVELIKTSVEAIINPEPVSGGLVPVLILCASILVKFYIWFYNHSVGKKISSVALEATAMDSLSDMISTFVVIVSVICSKFCSLPVDGIGGIIVAVFILRTGFESAKETLRPLLGTPPSEELVKAIEAEVMSHKPIIGIHDLVIHDYGPGRMMVSLHAEVPGDQNIFELHDVVDNAEISLSQKLGCSAVIHMDPVDSKNERLKELHKIASECAKQIDTRLSVHDVRMVPGPSHTNLIFDVVRPFDCCEDRASLKKELASRIERLCSDVRCVICVDDPYCSDDEEK
- a CDS encoding aspartate-alanine antiporter-like transporter, whose product is MLSYLAGVCSSSLSIIFIIFIIGALGFMLGGVNVKGISLGTAGVLIVALAYGVLIHYFPTFSIVDTQITLWGDSIKSKFALVSNIGTALFVTAVGLIAGPKFFRTFNRKSLAYLLLGVIIIVLGAVTAIICILCDENLSSEMAVGLLTGGLTSTPGFSAAKEVPGVDQDAISAGYGIAYLYGVLGVVLFVQLVPKLLKVDMAKERENFVAANSVTIPEPKGTLVQLDDFGFFPFFLAVALGCIIGAIKIPGVNFSLGNSGGTLVAGLIIGHFGRIGKVDCRISKQTLNFMRELGLVLFLIGAGVPGGVNFVSNVKVSYFIYGAIMTTVPMIVGYLIARFVFKLNLFNNLGSITGGMTSTPALGTLIATTGTDEVSSAYAATYPLALVSVVLAAKIIVMLF
- a CDS encoding (p)ppGpp synthetase, with amino-acid sequence MNKNLLMMPDKNKIKACYDSYSFLFTKILENIEHKLRETIYLASNPTYKTRVKSFSSYYKKILRQKSAEACEGNHLVTLTDMIGIRVICAFLEDLGVVQQQIQDAFEVREIEKKGAEQSFREFGYESIHILVSIPKECIPEDLQGLEIPGNLVCEIQVRTILQDAWAEVEHELIYKSEFNPFDKPLRRKLASINASLTLADMIFQEIRDYQNRLQEELGTRRENFYDMVDDISDREMNINHRKENVRELSSPFEKGSIDDLVLEALHEHNQGNFDKAIAIYSRILESKPTPSDVVCSVILKHRGMAYFARNDYECSLADFKKSFEINPHSERSVYYEGIVYALQGEHERAVECFGKSLALNSFQSHVYFRRSLSYFALGKYDDSLEDLKQAENLGLDNDDLKAFKAKILDKFDMK
- a CDS encoding flagellar filament outer layer protein FlaA, with the translated sequence MKRTLFLTAAVMLLAGTFAFAKESTLIDFTLLDADTVADENGNPTENSRTVMDYSVAAGATFTSDQKSLMKTSLALPRWEVELNSSARNVEAVAYSQVVAAPVKDTADVPFAGSNVMGVRVIFPTWNNNANARIVPPFEIQAYEPLSDADENGNRLQPTDEQKGKYLFEEGYGLVKNVGTLKSIAVTTMGMNYPHQLYVLLKDNDGVERRYLMGNLYFDGWKTLQWNNPDYISEVRTREIRVYPIYPRGLPFVKFCGFQVTRDASHIGDNFIGYFKDVKIIYDLAVLSADRDIDDEDLWGIIGKKEQARQNNEMSRFGNKQVNRFIEQEKMATEETFSSSLEAGSDSNAQATDAAK
- a CDS encoding N-acetylmuramoyl-L-alanine amidase family protein translates to MNRRIFVLIAAVLLSSHAVFSQTKWVNAVESAKKAGMCLYWDPLAQSGVLEKNGHQISFRAGDGFVLRDYKTIVTEDAPKVENGTLLATESFMRSADSFFQTESDESPYRIGAILIDPGHGGKDPGAMATHTIDGKKRTIREKDVNLSVGLKLYDYLKKSYPDKKILMTRNTDVFISLAQRTEIANSVKLAENEAILYVSVHVNSNFDESASGYEVWYLSPGYRRQVIDSKTTDDKSLSTILNSMMEEEYTTESILIAKFILEGIGAQVGNLSKARGIKAEEWFVVRNTKMPSVLIETGFLSNKKEAALLLDDKYLQKLSFGIYNGLQAFVTHFERSRGFTGIK